A window from Micromonospora terminaliae encodes these proteins:
- a CDS encoding RDD family protein: MTDTAAAPVPPAADPTFTPPSIGRRFGALLIDWVLCLLIANLFADPVRDGWAPVLVLILEYGFFLGLFTQTPGMYITRIRCLSWADGGRIGLVRALLRGVLLALVVPALIMDGHRRGLHDRLTGSVIADAPRPARR, translated from the coding sequence GTGACCGATACCGCCGCCGCGCCGGTGCCGCCCGCCGCGGACCCGACCTTCACGCCCCCGAGCATCGGCCGCCGCTTCGGCGCCCTGCTCATCGACTGGGTGCTCTGCCTGCTGATCGCCAACCTCTTCGCCGACCCGGTCCGGGACGGCTGGGCGCCGGTCCTGGTGCTGATCCTGGAGTACGGCTTCTTCCTCGGCCTCTTCACCCAGACCCCCGGCATGTACATCACCCGGATCCGCTGCCTGTCCTGGGCCGACGGGGGCCGGATCGGGCTGGTCCGGGCGCTGCTGCGCGGCGTGCTGCTGGCCCTCGTCGTCCCCGCGCTGATCATGGACGGGCACCGGCGCGGCCTGCACGACCGCCTCACCGGGTCGGTCATCGCCGACGCCCCCCGCCCCGCTCGCCGCTGA
- the glnA gene encoding type I glutamate--ammonia ligase has product MFANPEELLRYLTNEDVKFVDVRFCDLPGVMQHFNLPVESVDDSLFTDGLAFDGSSIRGFQAIHESDMLLLPDVASAFIDPFRAQKTLALNFFIHDPFTREAYSRDPRNVAKKAEAFLAASGIADTAYFGAEAEFYIFDSIRHETSAHQSFYYIDSIEGAWNSGREEQGGNRGYKTAYKGGYFPVPPVDHYADLRDSIVRRLVDTGFTVERSHHEVGTAGQSEINYKFSTLLHSADQLQLFKYIVKNEAWANGKTATFMPKPLFGDNGSGMHTHQSLWLNGEPLFYDETGYAGLSDTARWYIGGLLHHAPSLLAFTNPTVNSYRRLVPGFEAPVNLVYSQRNRSACTRIPVTGSNPKAKRVEFRVPDPSSNPYLAFSAMMMAGLDGIKNKIEPPAPIDKDLYDLPPEEWGDVKQVPGSLPEVLDALEADHDYLLDGGVFTPDLISTWVSWKRANEVDPVRLRPTPHEFAMYFDC; this is encoded by the coding sequence GTGTTCGCCAATCCCGAGGAACTGCTGCGTTACCTCACCAACGAGGACGTGAAGTTCGTCGACGTTCGTTTCTGTGACCTGCCCGGCGTGATGCAGCACTTCAACCTGCCGGTCGAGTCGGTCGACGACAGCCTGTTCACCGACGGCCTCGCGTTCGACGGTTCGTCGATCCGCGGTTTCCAGGCGATCCACGAGTCGGACATGCTGCTGCTGCCGGACGTGGCGAGCGCGTTCATCGACCCGTTCCGGGCGCAGAAGACCCTCGCGCTGAACTTCTTCATCCACGACCCGTTCACCCGTGAGGCGTACTCGCGGGACCCGCGGAACGTGGCGAAGAAGGCTGAGGCGTTCCTGGCGGCGAGCGGCATCGCCGACACCGCCTACTTCGGCGCGGAGGCGGAGTTCTACATCTTCGACTCGATCCGTCACGAAACCTCCGCGCACCAGTCGTTCTACTACATCGACTCGATCGAAGGCGCCTGGAACAGCGGCCGCGAGGAGCAGGGCGGGAACCGGGGTTACAAGACCGCCTACAAGGGCGGCTACTTCCCGGTGCCGCCGGTGGACCACTACGCCGACCTGCGTGACAGCATCGTGCGTCGCCTCGTCGACACCGGCTTCACCGTCGAGCGGTCGCACCACGAGGTCGGCACCGCCGGCCAGTCGGAGATCAACTACAAGTTCTCCACCCTGCTGCACTCCGCCGACCAGCTCCAACTGTTCAAGTACATCGTCAAGAACGAAGCGTGGGCCAACGGCAAGACCGCCACGTTCATGCCCAAGCCGCTGTTCGGCGACAACGGCTCCGGCATGCACACCCACCAGAGCCTCTGGCTCAACGGCGAACCGCTGTTCTACGACGAGACCGGCTACGCCGGCCTGTCCGACACCGCCCGCTGGTACATCGGCGGTCTGCTGCACCACGCCCCGTCGCTGCTGGCCTTCACCAACCCCACGGTGAACTCCTACCGCCGGCTCGTGCCCGGCTTCGAGGCCCCGGTGAACCTGGTGTACTCGCAGCGCAACCGCTCCGCGTGCACCCGTATCCCCGTCACCGGCAGCAACCCGAAGGCCAAGCGGGTCGAGTTCCGGGTGCCGGACCCGTCCAGCAACCCGTACCTCGCCTTCTCGGCGATGATGATGGCCGGTCTGGACGGCATCAAGAACAAGATCGAGCCGCCGGCGCCGATCGACAAGGACCTCTACGACCTGCCCCCGGAGGAATGGGGCGACGTCAAGCAGGTGCCGGGCTCGCTGCCGGAGGTGCTCGACGCGCTCGAGGCCGACCACGACTACCTGCTCGACGGCGGCGTGTTCACGCCGGACCTGATCTCCACCTGGGTGTCGTGGAAGCGGGCCAACGAGGTCGACCCGGTGCGTCTGCGCCCGACCCCGCACGAGTTCGCCATGTACTTCGACTGCTGA
- a CDS encoding GYD domain-containing protein translates to MPTYIALLNWTDQGIRAYKDTPKRADAFAAATQKVGAKLVNLQWTVGPYDLVAVVEAPDEETAAAALLQLGGAGNVRTTTMRAFSQDEMAGIIAKTAG, encoded by the coding sequence ATGCCGACGTATATCGCCCTGCTGAACTGGACCGATCAGGGGATCCGCGCCTACAAGGACACCCCGAAGCGCGCCGATGCCTTCGCCGCAGCGACCCAGAAGGTCGGGGCGAAGCTCGTGAACCTTCAGTGGACCGTCGGTCCGTACGACCTCGTGGCCGTCGTCGAGGCACCCGACGAGGAGACCGCCGCTGCGGCGCTCCTGCAGCTGGGCGGGGCGGGCAACGTCCGTACCACGACCATGCGGGCCTTCAGTCAGGACGAGATGGCCGGCATCATCGCCAAAACCGCCGGCTGA
- a CDS encoding SRPBCC family protein codes for MTDTQATQELVMTRVFDAPRELVWRAFTDPDQFAEWFAPVGWSVPRDTVDMDVRVGGHQRFVMVNDEDPAMTSPADGTFAEVVEHELLVGYEEAHGVPGVPDGTRFTLRMEFHAEPGDRTRLVLRQGPFAPEMRSGAEQGWGSSFTKLDALLAR; via the coding sequence ATGACCGACACGCAGGCGACCCAGGAACTCGTCATGACCCGGGTCTTCGACGCCCCGCGGGAGCTGGTCTGGCGCGCGTTCACCGACCCGGACCAGTTCGCCGAGTGGTTCGCCCCGGTCGGCTGGTCCGTGCCGCGGGACACCGTCGACATGGACGTCCGGGTCGGCGGCCACCAGCGGTTCGTGATGGTCAACGACGAGGACCCGGCGATGACCTCGCCGGCCGACGGCACGTTTGCCGAGGTGGTGGAGCACGAGCTGCTGGTGGGCTACGAGGAGGCGCACGGCGTGCCGGGCGTGCCCGACGGCACCCGGTTCACGCTGCGGATGGAGTTCCACGCCGAGCCCGGCGATCGGACCCGGCTGGTGCTGCGCCAGGGCCCGTTCGCACCGGAGATGCGGTCCGGCGCCGAGCAGGGCTGGGGCAGCTCCTTCACCAAGCTGGACGCGCTGCTCGCCCGCTGA
- a CDS encoding ArsR/SmtB family transcription factor — protein MAEDRLSVIFAALADPTRRGILARLAEGDATVSELAEPFAISLPAISRHLKVLEHAGLITRSRSAQWRSSSLNPEPLREATAWMERYRQFWDANFDRLDAHLRRIQAQTERNDR, from the coding sequence ATGGCCGAGGATCGACTCAGCGTCATCTTCGCGGCGCTGGCCGACCCGACCCGCCGGGGGATCCTCGCCCGGCTTGCGGAAGGGGACGCCACCGTCTCGGAGCTCGCCGAGCCGTTCGCGATCAGCCTGCCGGCGATCTCCCGGCACCTGAAGGTGCTGGAGCACGCCGGGTTGATCACCCGGAGCCGGAGCGCGCAGTGGCGGTCCAGCAGCCTCAACCCGGAGCCGCTGCGCGAGGCGACGGCCTGGATGGAGCGCTACCGGCAGTTCTGGGACGCCAACTTCGACCGGCTCGACGCGCACCTCAGGCGGATCCAGGCGCAGACCGAACGGAACGACCGATGA
- the mptB gene encoding polyprenol phosphomannose-dependent alpha 1,6 mannosyltransferase MptB, translating to MSEPGALPDGPVRPVAPALARYAGLAGAVLLTVAGWLGGALPDTPAVTSLGAAWRAPHGPAVLGCWLAGTVLLVGAWWSLRWGAPSGRWAYLTAGLWLVPLLAAPPLGSRDVYSYACQGWSWTQGVDPYRVGVAAAGCPWAESVSPIWRDTPAPYGPFFVLLAGLAVLLGGGLTGAIALLRVVALAGVLLAALCLPGLARAAGVPTRRAAWLALACPLVGVHLVAGAHNDAVGLGLLLFGLLVLVRRPGRPRALVAAGVLLGLAVAVKAVAVVVLPFAALAAVLGRHTWRALLRDGGWLAGGVLATLVLTSLATGLGVGWVRGLARSGDSEQWTSPPTAVGLVVDYAGALAGRDPGAVPVVRAVALAVLAVLLVLLWWRSWTALRRLGDVRHRAALLAAARPRVALAGAGLALAATVLLAPVFHPWYATWPLALLAVATVAVARTVWFVAPCAVAALLTLPDGTNLARFTKAPGAILMTALVLAVVAAAVRARRTR from the coding sequence GTGAGCGAGCCCGGCGCGCTGCCCGACGGACCGGTCCGGCCGGTGGCGCCGGCGCTCGCCCGGTACGCCGGACTCGCCGGGGCGGTGCTGTTGACCGTGGCCGGCTGGCTCGGCGGCGCGCTGCCCGACACCCCCGCCGTGACGAGCCTCGGCGCCGCCTGGCGCGCCCCGCACGGGCCCGCGGTGCTCGGCTGCTGGCTGGCCGGCACGGTGCTGCTGGTCGGGGCGTGGTGGTCCCTGCGGTGGGGCGCGCCGTCGGGCCGGTGGGCGTACCTGACCGCCGGGCTCTGGCTGGTCCCGCTGCTGGCCGCGCCGCCGCTGGGCAGCCGGGACGTCTACTCGTACGCCTGCCAGGGCTGGTCCTGGACGCAGGGCGTCGACCCCTACCGGGTCGGTGTGGCGGCGGCGGGCTGCCCGTGGGCGGAGAGCGTGTCGCCGATCTGGCGGGACACCCCGGCGCCGTACGGGCCGTTCTTCGTGCTGCTCGCCGGCCTGGCCGTGCTGCTCGGGGGCGGCCTGACGGGCGCGATCGCGCTGCTGCGGGTGGTGGCCCTGGCCGGGGTGCTGCTGGCCGCGCTCTGCCTGCCCGGGCTGGCCCGGGCCGCCGGGGTGCCGACCCGCCGGGCGGCCTGGCTGGCGCTGGCGTGCCCGCTGGTCGGGGTGCACCTGGTGGCCGGTGCGCACAACGACGCCGTGGGGCTCGGGCTGCTGCTGTTCGGTCTGCTGGTGCTGGTCCGCCGGCCCGGCCGGCCGCGGGCGCTGGTCGCGGCCGGCGTACTGCTCGGGCTGGCGGTGGCGGTGAAGGCGGTCGCCGTGGTGGTGCTGCCGTTCGCGGCGCTGGCCGCCGTACTCGGCCGCCACACGTGGCGGGCGCTGCTGCGCGACGGCGGCTGGCTGGCCGGGGGAGTGCTGGCCACGCTGGTGCTCACGAGCCTGGCCACCGGCCTGGGCGTGGGTTGGGTACGCGGCCTGGCCCGCAGCGGCGACTCCGAGCAGTGGACCTCCCCACCGACCGCGGTCGGTCTGGTGGTCGACTACGCGGGCGCCCTGGCCGGCCGGGACCCGGGAGCCGTACCGGTGGTCCGGGCGGTGGCGCTCGCTGTGCTCGCCGTGCTGCTGGTCCTGCTCTGGTGGCGGTCGTGGACGGCGTTGCGCCGGCTGGGCGACGTCCGGCATAGGGCGGCCCTGCTGGCTGCCGCCCGGCCGCGCGTGGCCCTGGCAGGGGCCGGCCTGGCGCTGGCCGCCACCGTGCTGCTCGCCCCGGTCTTCCACCCCTGGTACGCGACCTGGCCCCTCGCGCTGCTCGCGGTGGCGACCGTCGCCGTGGCGCGGACGGTGTGGTTCGTGGCGCCCTGCGCGGTGGCCGCGCTGCTCACCCTGCCGGACGGCACCAACCTGGCCCGCTTCACCAAGGCGCCGGGGGCGATCCTGATGACCGCGCTCGTGCTGGCCGTCGTGGCGGCCGCGGTCCGCGCCCGCCGCACCCGCTGA
- the mptB gene encoding polyprenol phosphomannose-dependent alpha 1,6 mannosyltransferase MptB gives MPHHLSRWIGLAGSVLLAVAAYLGGALPHGDLRPTPVSIWQGPNGPLIIGLWLVGTALLAGAWWSLRDSAPSTRWVLVTVALWLLPMLFTPPLGSRDAYAYACQGASYSAGINPYEQGVSALPCPWLDTISYIWRDTPAPYGPLFVVLSGAVVSAAGSLAGSVALFRLLAVAGVALTAWALPVLARRCGVPPQRALWLALACPLVPVHLVSGAHNDALMVGLLVAGLAVVAARPGRPLPLLAGGLLLGLAAAVKVTALVVVPFAALAAVVGPYRIRSLVRDGAWVVGAAVATVVTVTLAAGLNFGFISGLEQGGLVVAWTSPPTAVGQTAGYVAAIFGAHIDALPVTRGIAVVVLVGVLVWLWFRALRRGEPFWHAGLALTATVALSPLFHPWYWMWPLTVLAATARRTGWFALVALVSAFLVLADGTGLPRWSKMPGAPLMTLLVIVVVVRLVRSARAARRPVPADRGAD, from the coding sequence GTGCCTCACCACCTCTCGCGCTGGATCGGCCTGGCGGGCTCGGTGCTGCTCGCCGTGGCCGCCTACCTCGGCGGCGCGCTGCCGCACGGAGACCTGCGCCCCACCCCGGTCAGCATCTGGCAGGGCCCGAACGGGCCCTTGATCATCGGTCTCTGGCTGGTCGGCACCGCCCTGCTGGCCGGGGCCTGGTGGTCGCTGCGCGACAGCGCGCCGTCGACCCGCTGGGTGCTCGTGACGGTCGCGCTCTGGCTGCTGCCGATGCTGTTCACCCCGCCGCTGGGCAGCCGGGACGCCTACGCCTACGCCTGCCAGGGTGCCAGCTACTCGGCCGGGATCAACCCCTACGAGCAGGGCGTGTCGGCGTTGCCCTGCCCCTGGCTGGACACCATCTCCTACATCTGGCGGGACACCCCGGCGCCGTACGGGCCGCTGTTCGTGGTGCTCTCCGGTGCCGTGGTGTCGGCGGCCGGGTCGCTGGCCGGCAGCGTGGCGCTGTTCCGGCTGCTCGCGGTGGCCGGGGTGGCGCTGACCGCCTGGGCCCTGCCGGTGCTGGCCCGCCGCTGCGGGGTGCCGCCGCAGCGGGCGCTCTGGCTCGCGCTGGCCTGCCCGCTGGTGCCCGTGCACCTGGTCTCCGGGGCGCACAACGACGCGCTCATGGTGGGCCTGCTCGTCGCCGGGCTGGCCGTGGTGGCGGCCCGGCCCGGCCGGCCGCTGCCGCTGCTCGCCGGGGGGCTGCTGCTGGGCCTGGCCGCCGCCGTCAAGGTCACCGCGCTGGTCGTGGTGCCGTTCGCCGCGCTGGCCGCGGTCGTCGGGCCGTACCGGATCCGGTCGCTGGTCCGCGACGGCGCATGGGTGGTCGGCGCGGCGGTGGCCACCGTGGTCACCGTGACCCTCGCGGCGGGCCTCAACTTCGGCTTCATCAGCGGCCTCGAACAGGGCGGCCTCGTCGTGGCCTGGACCTCGCCGCCCACCGCGGTCGGGCAGACCGCCGGGTACGTCGCGGCGATCTTCGGGGCGCACATCGACGCGCTGCCGGTCACCCGGGGGATCGCCGTGGTGGTGCTGGTGGGGGTGCTGGTCTGGCTCTGGTTCCGGGCGTTGCGCCGCGGGGAGCCCTTCTGGCACGCCGGCCTGGCGCTGACCGCGACGGTCGCGCTGTCGCCGCTGTTCCACCCCTGGTACTGGATGTGGCCCCTCACCGTGCTCGCCGCCACCGCCCGCCGGACCGGGTGGTTCGCGCTGGTGGCGCTGGTGTCGGCGTTCCTGGTCCTGGCCGACGGCACCGGCCTGCCCCGGTGGAGCAAGATGCCGGGCGCGCCCCTCATGACGCTGTTGGTGATCGTGGTGGTGGTCCGGTTGGTACGTTCGGCTCGGGCGGCCCGCCGGCCGGTCCCCGCCGACCGAGGAGCCGACTGA
- a CDS encoding bifunctional [glutamine synthetase] adenylyltransferase/[glutamine synthetase]-adenylyl-L-tyrosine phosphorylase: MTRPARGRLARYGFAEGDGGPRAADLLGPDGLGLWRVEEQEPADDAAGDLLAALSRAADPDLALRQLHRVVEAERRTGEKPALLDALAADPGLRRRLVAVLGASSALGDHLVANPDQWGVLATEPDGLAPSADGRLDLAAAARLTAATGPIPVLRQAYRLALLRIAAADLTGGRGLEQTMAALSGLADATLAAAYDIAVGELPEGTPRPRLAVVAMGKCGGDELNYVSDVDVIFVAATDDDLAAATQVATRLIHVCGLVAWPVDAALRPEGNRGPLVRTLASHLAYYRRWARTWEFQALLKARPAAGDLPLAREWIDALAPLVWTAAERPEAVEDVRAMRRKIIDHVPPKELEREIKRGPGGLRDIEFAVQLLQLVHGRGDESLRAAGTIPALRALVAGGYVGRADGEALLRGYRFLRGVEHRLQLQGLRRTHTVPTEPAALRWLAAALGYAATPGRSAVEEFRAEWVTHATEVRRLHAKLLYRPLLESVARVPAEGLRLTPEAARHRLEILGFADPAGALRHLQALTGGVSRTAAIQRTLLPVLLSEFADAPEPDRGLLNYRQVSDKLGSTPWYLRLLRDSGPVARRLARVLSSSRYAADLLAREPEALRLLAEDTELTPRPREVLGEGFTAAAARHDDPVEATRAVRALRRRELVRLACADVLSRAGALAPLTPRSPDGGGRVPTLADVTAVGAALSDVADATLAAALRTARAAQPGPPGLRFAVIGMGRLGGRESNYLSDADVLFVYDPPPDGDERAAAAAAHAVAEELRRLLSAPAPDPPLGVDADLRPEGRQGPLVRSLAAYAQYYARWSKVWEAQALLRARFVCGDADLGAEFEAMIEPVRHPADGLTREQVVEIRRIKARVETERLPRGADPATHTKLGRGGLADVEWAVQLLQLRHAGRLPELRGTGTLAALTAARDAGLVDPEDAAEMAAGWTLAAQVRNALMLVRGRAGDQLPRHGVELAGVVRLLGGDDPGEFLDEYLRTGRRARAAMERVLDAPS; the protein is encoded by the coding sequence ATGACCCGACCGGCCCGGGGGCGCCTCGCCCGCTACGGCTTCGCCGAGGGCGACGGCGGGCCCCGCGCCGCCGACCTGCTGGGCCCGGACGGGCTCGGCTTGTGGCGCGTCGAGGAGCAGGAACCCGCCGACGACGCGGCCGGGGACCTCCTCGCCGCGCTGTCCCGGGCCGCCGACCCCGACCTGGCGCTGCGCCAGCTGCACCGCGTCGTCGAGGCGGAACGGCGTACCGGGGAGAAGCCGGCCCTGCTCGACGCGCTCGCCGCCGATCCGGGGCTGCGCCGCCGCCTGGTCGCGGTCCTGGGCGCCTCCTCGGCGCTCGGTGACCACCTCGTGGCCAACCCGGACCAGTGGGGCGTGCTGGCCACCGAGCCGGACGGGCTCGCGCCCAGCGCCGACGGCCGGCTCGACCTGGCCGCGGCCGCCCGGCTGACCGCCGCCACCGGCCCCATCCCGGTGCTGCGGCAGGCGTACCGGCTGGCGCTGCTGCGGATCGCGGCGGCCGACCTGACCGGCGGGCGCGGTCTGGAGCAGACCATGGCGGCGCTCTCCGGGCTCGCCGACGCCACCCTGGCGGCCGCCTACGACATCGCCGTCGGCGAGCTGCCCGAGGGCACGCCCCGGCCCCGCCTGGCCGTGGTGGCCATGGGCAAGTGCGGGGGCGACGAGCTCAACTACGTCTCCGACGTGGACGTCATCTTCGTCGCCGCCACCGACGACGACCTGGCGGCCGCCACCCAGGTGGCCACCCGGCTGATCCACGTCTGCGGGCTGGTCGCGTGGCCGGTCGACGCGGCGCTGCGCCCCGAGGGCAACCGGGGGCCGCTGGTCCGCACCCTCGCCAGCCACCTGGCCTACTACCGCCGCTGGGCTCGTACCTGGGAGTTCCAGGCCCTGCTCAAGGCCCGGCCGGCCGCCGGTGACCTGCCGCTGGCCCGCGAGTGGATCGACGCGCTCGCCCCGCTGGTCTGGACCGCCGCCGAACGGCCCGAGGCGGTCGAGGACGTCCGCGCCATGCGCCGGAAGATCATCGACCACGTCCCGCCCAAGGAGCTGGAACGCGAGATCAAGCGAGGCCCGGGCGGGCTGCGCGACATCGAGTTCGCCGTCCAGCTGCTCCAGCTCGTGCACGGCCGGGGCGACGAGTCGCTGCGCGCGGCGGGCACCATCCCCGCGCTGCGCGCCCTGGTCGCCGGCGGCTACGTGGGCCGCGCCGACGGCGAGGCGCTGCTGCGCGGCTACCGCTTCCTGCGCGGCGTCGAGCACCGCCTCCAGCTCCAGGGCCTGCGCCGCACCCACACCGTGCCGACCGAGCCGGCCGCGCTGCGCTGGCTGGCCGCCGCGCTCGGCTACGCGGCCACCCCCGGCCGCAGCGCCGTCGAGGAGTTCCGCGCCGAGTGGGTCACCCACGCCACCGAGGTACGCCGGCTGCACGCCAAACTGCTCTACCGCCCCCTGCTGGAATCGGTCGCCCGGGTGCCGGCCGAGGGGCTGCGGCTCACCCCGGAGGCGGCCCGGCACCGGCTGGAGATCCTCGGCTTCGCCGACCCCGCCGGGGCGCTGCGGCACCTCCAGGCGCTCACCGGCGGGGTCAGCCGCACGGCGGCCATCCAGCGCACCCTGCTGCCGGTGCTGCTCAGCGAGTTCGCCGACGCACCCGAGCCGGACCGGGGGTTGCTCAACTACCGGCAGGTCTCCGACAAGCTCGGCAGCACCCCCTGGTACCTGCGGCTCCTGCGCGACTCCGGCCCGGTGGCCCGCCGGCTGGCCCGGGTCCTCTCCTCCTCCCGGTACGCGGCCGACCTGCTGGCCCGCGAGCCGGAGGCGCTGCGGCTGCTGGCCGAGGACACCGAGCTCACGCCGCGCCCGCGCGAGGTGCTCGGCGAGGGCTTCACGGCCGCCGCGGCCCGGCACGACGACCCGGTCGAGGCGACCCGCGCCGTCCGGGCGCTGCGCCGCCGCGAACTGGTGCGGCTCGCCTGCGCCGACGTGCTCAGCCGGGCCGGCGCGCTCGCCCCGCTCACCCCGCGATCGCCGGACGGCGGCGGGCGGGTGCCCACCCTCGCGGACGTCACGGCGGTCGGGGCCGCCCTCTCCGACGTCGCCGACGCGACCCTGGCCGCCGCGCTGCGGACCGCCCGGGCCGCCCAGCCCGGGCCGCCCGGCCTGCGCTTCGCGGTGATCGGCATGGGCCGGCTCGGCGGGCGCGAGTCCAACTACCTCTCCGACGCCGACGTGCTCTTCGTCTACGACCCGCCGCCGGACGGGGACGAGCGGGCCGCGGCGGCCGCCGCCCACGCCGTCGCCGAGGAACTGCGTCGGCTGCTCTCCGCGCCCGCACCCGACCCGCCGCTCGGGGTCGACGCCGATCTGCGCCCCGAGGGCCGGCAGGGCCCGCTGGTGCGCAGCCTCGCCGCGTACGCGCAGTACTACGCCCGCTGGTCGAAGGTGTGGGAGGCGCAGGCGCTGCTGCGGGCCCGGTTCGTCTGCGGCGACGCCGACCTGGGCGCCGAGTTCGAGGCGATGATCGAGCCGGTGCGCCATCCGGCCGACGGCCTGACCCGCGAGCAGGTGGTGGAGATCCGCCGGATCAAGGCGCGCGTGGAGACCGAGCGGCTGCCCCGCGGCGCCGACCCGGCCACCCACACGAAGCTGGGGCGGGGCGGGCTCGCCGACGTGGAGTGGGCGGTGCAGCTGCTCCAGCTCCGGCACGCCGGCCGGCTGCCTGAGCTGCGCGGCACGGGCACCCTCGCCGCGCTCACCGCGGCCCGGGACGCCGGGCTGGTCGACCCGGAGGACGCCGCGGAGATGGCGGCCGGCTGGACGCTGGCCGCCCAGGTCCGCAACGCGCTGATGCTGGTGCGCGGCCGGGCCGGTGACCAACTGCCCCGGCACGGCGTGGAACTGGCCGGCGTGGTGCGGCTGCTCGGCGGCGACGACCCGGGCGAGTTCCTCGACGAGTACCTGCGCACCGGCCGCCGCGCCCGAGCCGCCATGGAACGGGTCCTCGACGCCCCGTCCTGA
- a CDS encoding type 1 glutamine amidotransferase → MATALVIENDPTDDLRRLGEWLTEGGLDLWVLRPHAGDELPADLDGYVALVVLGGEQQAYPQADGTPGAPWFPALEGLLRKAVRQRIPTLGVCLGGQLLATAHAGQVERSPSGPEVGPGVVGKRDAAETDPLFRYVPLMPDVLQWHSDEITELPHGATLLAASTRYPHQAFRLGDRAWGLQFHIECDTAMIADWARDSDLLAELGYDPDLVVAACDRAMADVEEVWQPFAIRFAALALGELEDVTTRPTLPLLGH, encoded by the coding sequence GTGGCGACCGCGCTGGTGATCGAGAACGACCCGACCGACGACCTCCGCCGCCTGGGGGAGTGGCTCACCGAGGGGGGCCTGGACCTGTGGGTCCTGCGCCCGCACGCCGGCGACGAGCTTCCCGCCGACCTCGACGGGTACGTGGCGCTCGTGGTGCTCGGCGGCGAGCAGCAGGCCTACCCGCAGGCCGACGGAACCCCCGGCGCGCCCTGGTTCCCGGCCCTCGAAGGGCTGCTGCGCAAGGCGGTCCGGCAGCGGATCCCCACCCTCGGGGTCTGCCTCGGCGGCCAGCTGCTGGCCACCGCCCACGCCGGGCAGGTCGAGCGCAGCCCGTCCGGGCCCGAGGTCGGGCCCGGGGTGGTCGGCAAGCGGGACGCCGCCGAGACCGACCCGCTCTTCCGGTACGTGCCGCTCATGCCGGACGTGCTCCAGTGGCACAGCGACGAGATCACCGAGCTGCCGCACGGGGCCACCCTGCTGGCCGCCTCGACCCGCTACCCGCACCAGGCGTTCCGGCTCGGCGACCGGGCCTGGGGGCTCCAGTTCCACATCGAGTGCGACACCGCGATGATCGCCGACTGGGCCCGCGACTCCGACCTGCTGGCCGAGCTGGGCTACGACCCGGATCTCGTGGTGGCCGCCTGCGACCGGGCGATGGCCGACGTCGAGGAGGTCTGGCAGCCGTTCGCCATCCGGTTCGCCGCCCTCGCGCTGGGCGAGCTGGAGGACGTCACCACCCGCCCCACCCTGCCGCTGCTCGGGCACTGA
- a CDS encoding S66 peptidase family protein, giving the protein MPTDDCLRPPALRPGDRVMLVSPSGPTRPERVARGIELLTGWGLRPVPAPNAYARQGYLAGGDELRAADLNTAFADPEIRGVICTRGGYGAQRVVDLIDMAAVRRDPKVVAGFSDITALQFALWRGARLAGVHGPGAAWRDERTPPRSAESLHAALMTTEPVTVEAVKEEETYPVRVPGRAEGRLLGGNLCLITASIGTPDMPDLTGAVLLVEEVQEPPYKVDRMLTHLRRCGALDEIAGVAVGQFTECADGWDTTITDVLTERLGDLGVPVLGGLPIGHGPDQLTVPVGTPAVLDATTGTLTVTPAVR; this is encoded by the coding sequence GTGCCCACCGACGACTGCCTGCGCCCACCGGCCCTGCGCCCCGGCGACCGGGTGATGCTGGTCTCGCCCTCCGGCCCGACCCGCCCGGAGCGGGTGGCCCGCGGCATCGAGCTGCTCACCGGCTGGGGGCTGCGCCCCGTGCCCGCGCCGAACGCGTACGCCCGCCAGGGCTATCTGGCCGGCGGCGACGAGCTGCGGGCCGCCGACCTGAACACCGCGTTCGCCGACCCGGAGATCCGCGGGGTGATCTGCACCCGGGGCGGCTACGGCGCGCAGCGGGTGGTGGACCTCATCGACATGGCGGCGGTCCGCCGGGACCCGAAGGTGGTGGCCGGCTTCTCCGACATCACCGCCCTCCAGTTCGCGCTCTGGCGGGGCGCCCGGCTGGCCGGTGTGCACGGCCCCGGCGCGGCGTGGCGGGACGAGCGCACCCCGCCCCGCTCGGCGGAGTCGCTGCACGCCGCGCTGATGACCACCGAGCCGGTGACCGTCGAGGCGGTGAAGGAGGAGGAGACATACCCGGTGCGGGTGCCCGGCCGGGCGGAGGGGCGGCTGCTCGGCGGCAACCTGTGCCTCATCACGGCGTCGATCGGCACCCCGGACATGCCCGACCTGACCGGTGCGGTGCTGCTGGTCGAGGAGGTGCAGGAGCCGCCGTACAAGGTCGACCGGATGCTCACCCACCTACGCCGCTGCGGCGCCCTGGACGAGATCGCCGGGGTGGCCGTGGGCCAGTTCACCGAGTGCGCCGACGGCTGGGACACCACGATCACCGACGTGCTCACGGAGCGCCTCGGCGACCTGGGCGTGCCCGTCCTCGGCGGCCTCCCGATCGGCCACGGCCCCGACCAGCTGACCGTCCCGGTGGGCACCCCCGCTGTCCTGGACGCCACCACCGGCACCCTGACAGTGACTCCCGCCGTCCGCTGA